One region of Peribacillus simplex genomic DNA includes:
- a CDS encoding osmoprotectant ABC transporter substrate-binding protein, producing the protein MYKKMRSSIFIALLVCSLFISGCSLPGLGSSSETTVKIGAQSMTESEILANMIAQLLERNTDLDTKIIKNLGSNFVQQKAMESGDIDIAATRYTGTDLTSVLGQEIEKDPVKAMEVVQREFKEQYGFKFFDSYGFDNTYAFTISNELAEEKGYKKISDLEKDADNLRLGVDSAWLKRKGDGYKGFVNTYGLEFGETYPMQIGLVYDAVKNGQMDIVLAYSSDGRIKVNDLMLLEDDKQYFPPYDCSPVVTEELLERYPEIEDELNKLIGEINTETMQELNYEVDGNLKEPSVVASEFLKAHKYFE; encoded by the coding sequence ATGTATAAAAAAATGAGAAGTTCAATTTTCATAGCCCTTTTAGTTTGTTCATTATTCATCAGTGGCTGTTCTTTACCTGGATTGGGGTCATCTTCTGAAACTACAGTAAAGATCGGTGCCCAAAGTATGACCGAATCCGAAATTCTGGCGAACATGATCGCTCAACTCCTAGAGCGGAATACGGATCTTGATACGAAAATCATCAAAAACTTAGGTTCGAATTTCGTTCAGCAAAAAGCGATGGAGAGCGGTGATATAGATATAGCCGCAACTCGATATACAGGGACGGATTTAACGAGTGTCCTGGGACAGGAAATTGAAAAGGACCCAGTAAAGGCAATGGAAGTTGTTCAAAGGGAATTCAAAGAACAATATGGTTTCAAATTTTTTGATTCATACGGTTTCGATAACACCTATGCCTTTACGATTTCAAATGAATTGGCAGAGGAAAAAGGTTATAAGAAAATATCGGATTTGGAAAAGGATGCAGATAATTTAAGGTTAGGTGTCGATAGTGCTTGGCTGAAAAGAAAAGGGGATGGCTATAAAGGGTTCGTAAATACATATGGATTGGAATTCGGGGAAACTTATCCGATGCAGATTGGCCTGGTATACGATGCAGTCAAAAATGGTCAGATGGATATTGTACTTGCATACTCTTCCGATGGACGGATTAAGGTTAATGATTTGATGCTTTTAGAAGATGATAAACAATATTTCCCTCCATATGATTGTTCACCGGTCGTTACCGAAGAATTATTGGAACGGTACCCTGAAATTGAAGATGAACTTAACAAGTTAATTGGCGAAATCAATACTGAAACCATGCAGGAACTGAACTATGAAGTTGATGGGAACTTGAAAGAGCCATCGGTCGTAGCTTCGGAATTCCTTAAAGCACATAAATATTTTGAATAA
- a CDS encoding ABC transporter permease, translating to METLLDFLQTNWQEFIYKAWEHLYISMIAVLLGIIVAVPLGIMLTRMKRSASIIIGIANIMQTLPSLAVLAFFIPFLGVGKTPAIIALFFYSVLPILRNTYTGIKGVNENLLESGRGIGMTSWERIRLVEFPLALSVIMAGIRTASVYLIGWATLASFIGGGGLGDYIFIGLNLYQTEYIVAGAVPVIIMAILVDYVFSIIERKVVPKGLKGMKEVA from the coding sequence ATGGAAACATTGCTCGATTTTTTACAAACGAACTGGCAAGAATTTATTTATAAGGCATGGGAGCACTTATATATATCCATGATCGCTGTTTTACTTGGAATAATAGTCGCCGTACCACTAGGCATTATGTTGACCCGAATGAAAAGGAGCGCATCCATTATAATCGGAATTGCAAACATTATGCAGACATTGCCGAGCCTGGCAGTCCTAGCCTTTTTCATTCCTTTCCTCGGAGTAGGGAAAACACCCGCAATTATTGCGTTATTTTTCTATTCTGTTTTACCTATACTCAGGAATACTTACACAGGTATTAAAGGCGTAAATGAAAATCTGCTGGAATCCGGTCGCGGTATCGGGATGACAAGCTGGGAGAGGATTCGTCTGGTTGAATTCCCGCTTGCACTTTCCGTCATTATGGCTGGTATCCGTACGGCTTCCGTCTATTTAATTGGTTGGGCAACCTTGGCTTCCTTTATTGGAGGAGGAGGTCTTGGAGATTACATTTTTATCGGATTGAATTTATACCAAACAGAATATATCGTCGCAGGTGCAGTTCCTGTAATTATCATGGCTATCCTGGTGGATTATGTATTCTCGATCATTGAACGAAAAGTCGTACCAAAAGGATTAAAAGGTATGAAGGAAGTTGCATGA
- a CDS encoding betaine/proline/choline family ABC transporter ATP-binding protein (Members of the family are the ATP-binding subunit of ABC transporters for substrates such as betaine, L-proline or other amino acids, choline, carnitine, etc. The substrate specificity is best determined from the substrate-binding subunit, rather than this subunit, as it interacts with the permease subunit and not with substrate directly.), with product MLKIENVSKIYKGGKKAVKNISLDIKKGEFICFIGPSGCGKTTTMKMINRLIEPTEGKILINGENIMDKDPVELRRQIGYVIQQIGLFPHMTILENITLVPKLLKWNDQKKKERALELLQLVDMGPEYLERYPYELSGGQQQRIGVLRALASNPPLILMDEPFGALDPITRDALQEEFKNLQRTLDKTIVFVTHDMDEAIKLADRIVILKAGEVVQVGTPDEILRYPANEFVEEFIGKDRLLQTRPNVELVEQIMSRNPISITEEKSLTDAITIMREKRVDSLLVVDEQNVLKGFVDVETISEYRKKAKFISEVINTEVYSVKQDSLIRDSVQKILKRGFKYVPVVDQNKHLVGIVTRATLVDIVYDSIWGEVENQVAEMF from the coding sequence GTGTTAAAAATTGAAAATGTATCGAAAATCTATAAGGGAGGAAAGAAAGCTGTAAAGAATATATCATTGGATATTAAAAAAGGAGAGTTCATTTGCTTCATTGGTCCGAGTGGATGTGGCAAAACAACGACAATGAAAATGATTAACCGTCTAATCGAACCAACTGAAGGAAAGATACTTATTAATGGGGAAAATATAATGGATAAAGATCCAGTTGAGTTAAGAAGACAGATCGGGTACGTTATCCAGCAAATCGGACTTTTCCCACACATGACGATTCTTGAAAATATCACCCTCGTTCCAAAACTTCTAAAGTGGAATGACCAGAAGAAAAAAGAACGTGCACTGGAATTGCTTCAGCTTGTCGATATGGGACCCGAGTATTTAGAAAGGTATCCATACGAATTGAGCGGCGGGCAGCAACAAAGGATTGGCGTTCTGAGAGCTCTTGCTTCAAATCCCCCACTCATTTTAATGGATGAACCTTTTGGAGCACTAGATCCAATCACCCGCGATGCCCTTCAGGAGGAATTTAAAAATCTGCAGCGCACACTTGATAAAACAATCGTTTTTGTTACCCATGATATGGATGAAGCCATTAAGCTAGCCGACAGGATCGTCATCTTAAAAGCTGGTGAAGTCGTCCAAGTGGGAACACCGGATGAAATCCTCCGATACCCAGCCAATGAGTTCGTGGAAGAATTCATAGGTAAAGATCGATTGCTTCAAACAAGACCAAATGTTGAATTGGTAGAACAAATCATGAGCCGTAATCCCATATCCATTACTGAGGAAAAATCCCTTACGGATGCTATTACGATAATGCGCGAGAAAAGGGTCGATTCTTTACTTGTGGTCGATGAGCAAAATGTTTTGAAAGGGTTCGTAGATGTTGAAACGATCAGTGAATACCGAAAAAAAGCAAAATTTATCAGCGAAGTCATCAATACTGAAGTCTATTCAGTAAAGCAGGATTCATTAATTCGTGATTCCGTTCAGAAGATATTAAAACGGGGATTCAAATATGTGCCTGTTGTTGACCAGAATAAACATTTGGTCGGAATTGTCACTAGGGCAACATTGGTAGACATCGTATACGACAGTATATGGGGAGAGGTAGAAAATCAAGTGGCAGAAATGTTCTAG
- a CDS encoding acyl-CoA dehydrogenase family protein translates to MVSLMAINMDDSRSFLTEKHLLFKQSIREFLHKEASPYYDQWEKEGGIPRLFWKKIGDNGFLCPWLDVEFGGAGADFGYSVVLAEELEMVGSALGGISIHSDVVAPYIASFGTIDQKHRYLPKFITGEMISAFAVTEPGLGSELANIRTTAIKKDGYYIVNGAKSFITNGFNADFLIVACKTDLDAVPSHDGISLLLLDKDTPGFSRGRKLDKEGQESSETAELFFDDASVPIGNLLGEEGKGLSYIMQKLQQERLMCAIGSLMAAKDMLDLTVNFIKERKAFGKKISKFKNAQFTIVEIATDIQLGRTFVDGLICKHMKGEKIITEVSMAKYWITEMSKRISEKCMQLHDGYGNMGDYKIARRHRDIPVTTLYTGSDEILKILIAKNIGL, encoded by the coding sequence ATGGTTAGCTTGATGGCGATCAATATGGATGATTCACGTTCCTTCCTCACTGAAAAACACTTATTATTTAAACAATCAATTCGTGAATTTCTCCACAAGGAGGCTTCCCCCTATTATGATCAGTGGGAAAAAGAGGGGGGGATACCCCGCTTGTTTTGGAAAAAGATTGGGGATAATGGATTTTTATGTCCATGGCTTGATGTAGAGTTCGGTGGGGCGGGAGCAGATTTTGGATATTCAGTTGTACTGGCAGAGGAACTGGAAATGGTTGGATCAGCCTTAGGAGGAATATCAATTCACTCTGATGTTGTGGCCCCTTATATTGCTTCATTCGGCACAATAGATCAAAAACATAGATATTTACCCAAGTTCATTACTGGAGAAATGATTTCTGCCTTTGCAGTGACAGAGCCAGGGCTGGGTTCTGAATTAGCGAATATTCGAACCACAGCCATCAAGAAAGATGGATATTATATTGTCAATGGAGCGAAATCGTTTATTACAAATGGCTTTAACGCTGACTTCTTGATAGTAGCATGCAAAACTGATCTAGATGCTGTTCCTTCTCATGACGGAATCAGTTTGTTGCTCCTTGATAAAGATACACCAGGGTTTTCACGAGGAAGAAAACTTGACAAAGAAGGCCAGGAAAGTTCAGAAACAGCCGAACTATTTTTCGATGATGCCTCTGTTCCTATTGGGAACCTTCTTGGGGAGGAAGGTAAAGGGCTTTCATATATAATGCAAAAACTGCAGCAGGAAAGGCTTATGTGTGCGATTGGGTCTTTAATGGCAGCTAAGGATATGCTCGACTTAACTGTGAATTTTATTAAAGAACGAAAAGCATTTGGTAAGAAAATTAGTAAATTTAAAAATGCACAGTTTACCATCGTTGAAATAGCGACCGATATTCAGTTGGGAAGAACGTTTGTTGATGGTTTGATCTGTAAACATATGAAAGGGGAGAAGATCATAACGGAAGTATCGATGGCTAAATATTGGATCACGGAGATGTCTAAGCGAATATCTGAAAAGTGCATGCAGTTACATGATGGATACGGAAATATGGGTGACTATAAAATTGCCCGGCGTCATCGGGACATTCCTGTGACAACATTATATACAGGGTCAGATGAAATCCTGAAAATCCTCATTGCTAAAAATATTGGGTTATAA
- a CDS encoding RnfABCDGE type electron transport complex subunit D, producing the protein MTMKKWLKTPKGYVTITLLAYLLIASIGYKNILGIKNTMVAVITAVIADIIFNILKKRKWTMPDGAVITGLIIGLILSSTTSIGIITATAILAILSKHLLVYMKKPIFNPAAFGLLLSALFLKTGQSWWGAFGDLSVWIIIFLLVGGYIITNRIHKFPQVFTFLGTSFVLLALMGHFNIGDAVNALRPPFINTTLFFGFFMLTDPPTSPAKDKDQVIMGFLTAAAGTIIYAIFGGLIYLFISLCLGNLFTYLKKRSLSKRAVKRTGITRTIRYGS; encoded by the coding sequence ATGACAATGAAGAAATGGCTTAAAACACCTAAGGGATATGTTACGATTACCTTGTTGGCGTATCTTCTTATTGCATCAATCGGCTATAAAAATATATTGGGAATAAAAAATACCATGGTAGCAGTTATAACTGCTGTCATCGCTGACATTATCTTTAATATTCTCAAAAAAAGAAAATGGACAATGCCAGACGGTGCAGTTATTACAGGTTTAATTATTGGCCTTATTTTAAGTTCCACGACCTCTATAGGTATAATTACAGCTACCGCTATACTTGCAATTTTATCAAAGCATCTACTTGTTTATATGAAAAAACCAATTTTTAATCCTGCAGCATTTGGTTTACTTTTATCTGCCCTTTTTTTAAAAACGGGACAAAGCTGGTGGGGGGCATTTGGAGACCTTTCAGTATGGATAATTATCTTTCTTTTAGTGGGAGGATACATCATTACGAACAGAATTCATAAGTTCCCTCAGGTTTTTACATTTTTAGGGACTTCTTTTGTACTATTGGCTCTAATGGGGCATTTCAATATTGGAGATGCAGTTAATGCACTTAGGCCACCATTTATAAATACTACTCTCTTCTTTGGGTTTTTTATGCTTACAGATCCACCTACATCACCAGCTAAGGATAAAGATCAAGTAATAATGGGTTTCTTGACAGCAGCAGCAGGAACAATCATCTACGCAATATTTGGTGGACTAATCTATTTGTTTATCAGTTTATGTCTTGGAAATCTTTTTACCTATCTTAAAAAGCGTTCACTTTCAAAAAGAGCTGTCAAACGTACAGGTATAACAAGAACTATCAGGTATGGTTCTTAA
- a CDS encoding FAD:protein FMN transferase, with protein MRKTKLYMDTVVDIQVVIGEGTSEELAEAKINRAFDMFRKVEQACSRFSPDSELMNVTKVIGKPVQISPFLFEPLRFALEMAKLTDGEFDPTIGKIMEEQGFNRHYLTGYFIQNPSAESVTYRDIVLDEKSQTLFLNKPLVIDLGAVAKGFAIDLATNELKEFKGFVVNAGGDLFAGGFDQKGEPWKIGIQHPEKKDEIISVIEISNQAVCTSGSYERKNAKLPSMHHIINPQTKESPNDWVSSTVIAPFAMMADAISTAAFLLGNENGKKLIEDVNLRGLFITSELQIVHVGGDSNDNEEMA; from the coding sequence ATGAGAAAAACTAAATTATATATGGATACAGTCGTAGATATCCAAGTAGTTATTGGGGAAGGGACATCTGAGGAATTGGCTGAAGCAAAGATCAACCGTGCTTTTGACATGTTTCGAAAAGTGGAACAGGCGTGCAGCCGTTTTAGCCCTGACAGTGAATTAATGAACGTTACCAAGGTGATTGGAAAACCAGTTCAAATAAGTCCGTTTTTATTTGAGCCCTTGAGATTTGCTTTAGAAATGGCTAAATTAACGGACGGTGAATTTGATCCTACAATTGGGAAAATCATGGAGGAGCAAGGATTTAATCGTCATTATTTAACAGGTTACTTTATTCAAAATCCTTCTGCAGAATCCGTAACGTATCGAGATATTGTTTTAGACGAAAAATCCCAGACATTGTTTTTAAACAAGCCCCTAGTGATAGATTTAGGAGCGGTCGCAAAAGGTTTTGCCATCGATTTGGCAACAAATGAACTAAAAGAATTTAAAGGATTTGTTGTCAACGCAGGTGGAGACCTATTTGCAGGCGGATTTGATCAAAAGGGAGAACCATGGAAGATTGGCATTCAACATCCTGAAAAAAAAGATGAGATTATTTCTGTAATAGAAATTTCAAATCAAGCAGTATGTACTTCAGGTAGTTACGAGCGCAAGAATGCAAAACTTCCCAGTATGCATCATATCATTAATCCTCAAACAAAGGAGTCACCCAATGATTGGGTGAGTTCAACTGTTATTGCTCCTTTCGCGATGATGGCAGATGCTATTTCGACTGCAGCCTTTTTGTTAGGAAATGAAAACGGGAAGAAATTAATTGAAGATGTTAATTTAAGGGGACTTTTTATCACTTCTGAATTACAGATTGTTCATGTTGGAGGAGATAGTAATGACAATGAAGAAATGGCTTAA
- a CDS encoding FMN-binding protein, which produces MSKKNKKWVLLCSTAVAAAYATGYFSTEAQAIKMNSATHTQISMQNKVQPSSLVIDKANEVNGNKSSVTSSKIQNVQPRQKYKDGTFKGTGMNRRGEIEVAVTLNKDKITDAQIINWGMHYSESDLDGLPGEVIKRQSVNVDFVSGATYSSQAFTDAVQDALNKAQNS; this is translated from the coding sequence GTAGCTGCTGCTTATGCAACTGGTTATTTTTCAACAGAAGCACAAGCAATCAAAATGAATTCGGCAACCCACACACAAATTAGTATGCAAAACAAAGTACAGCCCTCAAGCTTGGTTATAGACAAAGCTAACGAAGTAAATGGAAATAAAAGTAGCGTTACTTCTTCAAAAATACAAAATGTTCAGCCTAGACAAAAATATAAAGATGGAACTTTTAAAGGTACAGGAATGAATCGGCGCGGGGAAATAGAAGTTGCAGTAACCTTAAATAAGGACAAAATTACAGATGCACAAATTATAAATTGGGGGATGCACTATTCTGAAAGTGATTTAGATGGGCTACCGGGTGAGGTTATCAAACGGCAAAGTGTTAATGTAGATTTTGTTTCAGGGGCAACCTACAGTTCTCAAGCGTTTACAGATGCTGTCCAGGATGCTCTCAATAAGGCACAAAATTCCTAA